A single genomic interval of Pyrus communis chromosome 7, drPyrComm1.1, whole genome shotgun sequence harbors:
- the LOC137740360 gene encoding F-box protein At5g39250-like — MVNEEVLKAVFPLLEGVDLASCMGVCKRWRQIARDDFFWKRLCAKRWPSTCKRPNPPTLTYCKLYQNFYKRHHRRTLLPPRLSFDDLEFFIDIWTEDRFLFSEVIPGPVLQKGTKTPSPEVCDMLRYHLEGAEYKMKLPVEPRFAVPLTQTVSVSVLVERKDSNRVARIIDNSMFDYIDRTASRAMANEYLDFSAVYPFTSGIRAWISLLFMDNGDEGVIDVFGIEMDFMDAANSKEEVLWLLDMLDWK, encoded by the coding sequence ATGGTGAATGAAGAGGTCCTGAAGGCGGTTTTCCCTTTACTGGAGGGTGTGGACCTTGCTTCTTGTATGGGAGTGTGCAAGCGGTGGAGACAGATAGCTCGAGATGATTTCTTTTGGAAGCGTCTATGCGCCAAGAGATGGCCCTCTACCTGCAAGCGACCTAACCCTCCCACTCTAACCTATTGCAAGCTGTATCAAAACTTTTATAAGCGCCACCACCGTCGAACTCTTCTTCCACCAAGACTTTCCTTTGATGACTTGGAATTTTTCATTGATATATGGACTGAAGATCGATTTCTCTTTTCTGAAGTGATCCCTGGCCCCGTTCTACAGAAAGGTACCAAAACCCCATCACCAGAAGTATGTGACATGCTTAGATATCACCTGGAGGGTGCTGAGTACAAGATGAAACTCCCTGTTGAACCAAGGTTTGCGGTTCCTCTGACCCAGACCGTGAGTGTTTCAGTGCTTGTGGAGCGCAAGGATTCTAACAGGGTTGCACGTATAATTGATAATTCTATGTTTGACTACATTGATCGAACAGCATCTAGAGCCATGGCAAATGAATACCTAGACTTCTCAGCGGTCTACCCTTTCACTTCGGGTATCCGGGCATGGATCTCTTTGCTTTTCATGGACAACGGAGATGAAGGAGTTATTGATGTTTTTGGGATCGAAATGGATTTCATGGATGCTGCAAACTCGAAGGAAGAGGTTTTGTGGCTATTAGACATGCTTGATTGGAAGTGA
- the LOC137739818 gene encoding sister chromatid cohesion protein SCC2-like, with product MSYPVATSSSSFGSAHGGISLSNTVHSEVAPCLPLPSLPVFCGASDHLRLFDEPSRNSAWLNRPDAAVASRIADLLRETDVSYLNLREDARAVPYGYGESLKLHDEVLQYNPEAFEYNSPGPIKGQVPVSSTISDKKPFKPIVPIPKLSQRDYSVSDNNQLNDIPPNDISPPSSRKPKSKKKASDTVTSTVGPDSAEIQDATIRSFCELVEDFCGRAEIFSDDREETEWFSMPLSDLRVLANEIMSLRAKKLLHLVPVDTFVRLLRILDHQIHRAEGLTIIEYEQSNSDVVSSIQCALESIHAALAVMAHNQMPKQLYKEEIIERILEFSRHQIMDVMCAYDPSYRALHRPSQNGSLEVEEDAEPDAEFGSASKKRRSIKTVKVQKSSFNRVSAAVNNILQKMCTILGLLKDLLLIERLSDGCILQLVKTSFTTFMVDNIQLLQLKAMGLISAIFYSYTQHRTYVIDELIQLLWKLPVSKRALRAYHLPDEEQRQIQMITALLIQLVHYSANLPQSLRQESSGNSILELSVNADYPTKGHEAATEACCHFWTRVLQRFASAKAQEASELKVMMENLVTDLLTTLNLPEYPASAPILEVLCVLLLQNAGLKSKDIAARTMAIDLLGTIAARLKRDSVLCSSDKIWILQELVSDDGLDQTYPRDACSVCLDGRVEKNVFVCQGCQRMFHADCMGVREYEVPNRSWHCQICLCRKQLLVLQSYCKSQCKDEGTKDRSRSGRNIEVAFSITKPEVVQQMLLNYLQDTTSADDGHLFVRWFYLLLWYKDDSKSQQKLMYYLARLKSKEIVRDSGTVFSLLTRDSVKKITLALGQKNSFSRGFDKILHLLLASLMENSPVIRAKALRAVSIIVEADPQVLGDKRVQSAVEGRFCDSAISAREAALELVGRHIASHPDVGLQYFEKVAERIKDTGVSVRKRSIKIIRDMCISNANFSEFTSACIAIISRISDDESSIQDIVCKTFYEFWFEEPAGSQTHFFGDGSSVTLEVAKKTEQIVEMLRRMPSHQPLVTVIKRNLALDFFPQSAKAVGINPVLLASVRNRCELMCKCLLEKILQVEEMNIQEVDRQALPYVLALHAFCVVDPTLCAPASDPSQFVVTLQPYLKSQADNRVVAQLVESIIFIIDAVLPLVRKLPQTVVGELEQDLKNMIVRHSFLTVVHACIKCLCAVSKVAGKGAAIVENLIQVFFKRLDAQAVDNKQQVGRSLFCLGLLIRYGNSLPSNSNRTIDVVSSLSLFKKYLLVDDFVIKVRSLQALGFVLIARPEYMLEKDIGKIVEATFSSSSDVRLRMQALQNMYDYLLDAESKMGTDAASDNVIHCNVEGGNAVSVAAGAGDTNICGGIVQLYWDNMLVRCLDLNEQVRQSAVKIVEVVLRQGLVHPITCVPYLIALETDPLEANSKLAHHLLMQMNEKYPAFFESRLGDGLQMSFSFIQSISTSSEHENKKIQAKASGNAKGKSDNVSLAQARLGVSRIYKLIRANRTSRNKFMSSIVRKFDNTSWTPSVVPFLMYCTEILALLPFTTPDEPLYLVYSINRVVQVRAGALEAKLKALTLHLLQRSAPHGNGIIEDGSAAQPFTRGMASLDLNGTVQQEPVFQPVANYMSTEWNGIIQQEPADQSVSNQATPFEANMHVTGSNSSGGFSIDDVQKFQADCQAAIAVQLLLKLKRHLKIVYSLNDARCQAFSPGEPLKPGDVLSRQNIPFDLSDTRTNLPTTYQELVQRYQEFKNALREDTIDFSTYTANIKRKRPAPRKGRKSVGGDDEGNDDDEDYSGGARRPSNIGRRGGYGIRSRQRL from the exons ATGAGTTATCCGGTAGCCACTTCGAGCTCGAGCTTCGGCTCGGCTCACGGAGGTATCAGCCTCTCGAACACGGTGCACTCTGAGGTCGCGCCTTGCTTGCCTCTGCCCTCGCTTCCGGTGTTCTGCGGGGCATCTGATCACCTCCGGCTGTTCGACGAGCCGAGTCGGAACAGTGCGTGGCTGAACCGCCCTGACGCAGCTGTTGCGAGTAGGATTGCTGATCTGCTTCGAGAAACCGACGTGTCGTACTT GAACCTTAGGGAGGATGCTAGGGCAGTTCCATATGGTTATGGAGAATCTTTAAAACTTCACGATGAAGTTCTTCAGTACAATCCAGAAGCATTTGAGTACAATAGTCCAG GTCCTATTAAGGGGCAAGTGCCTGTCAGTAGTACAATATCTGACAAGAAGCCCTTCAAGCCTATTGTACCTATACCAAAGCTTTCTCAAAGGGACTATTCTGTATCTGACAATAATCAGCTCAATGATATTCCTCCTAAT GACATATCTCCACCATCTTCTAGAAAACCAAAATCCAAGAAAAAAGCTAGTGATACCGTTACGTCAACAGTCGGACCAGATTCTGCTGAAATTCAAG ATGCCACCATCAGAAGCTTTTGTGAGTTGGTGGAGGATTTCTGTGGCAGAGCTGAAATTTTCAGTGATGACCGGGAAGAAACTGAGTGGTTTTCTATGCCTCTTTCTGATCTTAGAGTGCTTGCAAATGAAATAATGTCTCTTCGAGCAAAGAAGCTTCTACATTTGGTTCCTGTAGATACTTTTGTTAGATTGTTAAGGATTTTAGATCATCAGATACATCGAGCTGAAGGCTTGACTATAATTGAATATGAGCAG TCAAACTCAGATGTGGTTTCATCAATACAATGTGCACTGGAGTCCATTCACGCAGCATTAGCAGTAATGGCTCATAACCAGATGccaaaacaactatataaagaAGAG ATCATTGAAAGAATTCTGGAGTTTTCCAGGCATCAGATAATGGATGTTATGTGCGCTTATGATCCATCATATCGTGCTTTGCATAGGCCAAGTCAAAATGGGTCGCTCGAAG TTGAGGAAGATGCAGAGCCTGATGCTGAATTTGGTTCAGCAAGCAAGAAGAGACGCAGTATCAAGACTGTTAAAGTGCAGAAATCCTCATTTAACAG GGTCTCTGCTGCTGTGAATAATATTCTTCAGAAAATGTGCACCATTCTTGGTTTACTCAAGGATTTGTTGTTAATAGAAAGGTTGTCAGATGGTTGTATCTTACAACTAGTGAAAACAAGCTTTACAACATTTATGGTGGATAATATCCAGCTCTTGCAACTGAAGGCAATGGGTTTAATCAGTGCG ATATTCTATTCATACACTCAGCATCGCACGTATGTGATAGATGAATTAATTCAGTTGCTTTGGAAGTTGCCAGTCTCGAAGCGAGCTTTGAGAGCCTATCACCTACCTGACGAAGAGCAACGGCAGATTCAGATGATCACTGCTTTGCTGATTCAGTTGGTTCACTATAGTGCAAACCTTCCTCAATCATTAAGACAGGAATCAAGTGGTAATTCCATCTTAGAACTTTCTGTCAATGCCGATTATCCAACTAAAGGTCATGAGGCAGCAACAGAGGCATGTTGTCACTTTTGGACTCGTGTACTTCAGCGCTTTGCTAGTGCGAAGGCTCAGGAAGCTTCAGAGTTGAAAGTAATGATGGAGAATCTTGTTACTGATCTCTTGACAACATTGAATTTACCGGAATATCCCGCTTCAGCTCCTATTCTGGAG GTTCTTTGTGTCTTGTTACTCCAGAATGCTGGGCTGAAATCTAAAGACATAGCTGCACGTACCATGGCTATTGACCTTCTCGGCACAATTGCTGCAAGGTTGAAGCGTGATTCTGTACTTTGCAGTAGTGACAAAATCTGGATACTTCAGGAGTTGGTTAGTGACGATGGGCTTGATCAGACATATCCAAGAGATGCATGCTCAGTTTGTTTAGATGGTAGGGTTGAAAAAAATGTCTTTGTATGTCAAGGTTGTCAGAGAATGTTTCATGCTGATTGCATGGGAGTGAGAGAATATGAAGTTCCAAATCGAAGTTGGCACTGTCAGATATGCCTCTGCAGGAAGCAACTTCTTGTTTTACAATCCTATTGTAAGTCACAATGCAAAGATGAAGGAACCAAGGATCGAAGTCGTTCAGGAAGAAACATTgaagttgctttttcaattacAAAACCTGAGGTTGTCCAACAGATGCTTTTGAATTACCTTCAAGATACCACATCAGCTGATGATGGGCATCTCTTTGTTCGCTG GTTTTATCTCTTGTTGTGGTACAAGGATGATTCAAAATCACAGCAGAAGCTCATGTACTATCTTGCTCGACTGAAATCAAAAGAAATAGTTCGGGATTCTGGGACTGTTTTTTCATTATTGACAAGGGATTCAGTCAAGAAAATTACTTTAGCATTGGGGCAAAAAAACTCTTTCTCCAGAGGGTTTGATAAGATTCTTCATTTGCTTCTG GCAAGCTTAATGGAGAATTCTCCTGTAATCAGGGCCAAGGCTTTACGAGCG GTCAGTATAATTGTAGAAGCTGATCCGCAGGTATTAGGAGATAAACGAGTTCAATCAGCTGTTGAAGGAAGATTTTGTGATTCTGCAATTTCTGCAAGAGAAGCAGCACTGGAACTTGTAGGAAGGCATATTGCTTCTCATCCTGATGTTGGTTTGCAG TATTTTGAAAAGGTTGCTGAGAGAATTAAAGATACAGGAGTTAGTGTTCGAAAGCGATCCATCAAAATCATACGAGATATGTGCATTTCAAATGCAAACTTCTCCGAATTCACAAGTGCCTGCATTGCTATCATCTCCCGTATTAGTGATGATGAATCAAGTATACAG GATATTGTTTGCAAGACATTTTATGAGTTCTGGTTTGAGGAACCTGCTGGTTCACAAACTCATTTCTTTGGAGATGGTAGCTCTGTTACATTGGAGGTGGCTAAAAAAACTGAACAGATCGTTGAGATGTTGAGGAGGATGCCAAGTCATCAACCTCTTGTGACAGTCATTAAACGCAACTTAGCCCTTGATTTTTTTCCACAATCGGCTAAAGCTGTTGGGATCAACCCTGTCTTACTTGCATCTGTACGCAACCGCTGTGAGTTAATGTGCAAGTGCTTACTAGAAAAGATATTGCAG GTAGAGGAAATGAATATCCAGGAGGTAGATAGGCAGGCACTTCCATATGTACTAGCTTTGCATGCATTCTGTGTTGTGGATCCAACACTTTGTGCACCGGCTTCTGACCCTTCACAGTTTGTGGTCACTCTTCAGCCTTATCTAAAGAGTCAG GCTGATAATCGAGTGGTTGCACAGTTAGTGGAGAGTATAatctttataattgatgctGTTCTGCCTTTGGTGAGAAAGTTACCACAAACTGTTGTGGGAGAACTTGAACAAGACTTAAAGAACATGATTGTTCGGCATTCCTTCTTGACTGTTGTGCATGCTTGCATAAA GTGCCTCTGTGCTGTGAGTAAAGTGGCAGGAAAAGGTGCTGCTATAGTGGAGAACCTTATCCAGGTGTTCTTCAAACGTTTGGACGCTCAGGCAGTAGATAACAAGCAG CAAGTGGGGCGGTCTCTTTTCTGTCTCGGATTGCTTATCCGTTATGGCAACTCTTTGCCCAGTAACTCCAACAGAACAATTGATGTTGTTAGCAGTCTCAGCTTGTTTAAAAAATATCTTCTAGTGGATGATTTTGTAATAAAGGTTCGGTCATTACAG GCATTGGGCTTTGTTCTAATAGCTAGGCCCGAATATATGTTGGAAAAAGATATTGGGAAGATAGTAGAGGCAACATTCTCTTCTAGCTCTGACGTTCGTCTTAGG ATGCAAGCATTGCAAAACATGTACGACTATCTTCTTGATGCTGAAAGTAAAATGGGAACAGATGCAGCTAGTGATAATGTGATTCATTGTAATGTGGAAGGCGGCAATGCTGTATCTGTTGCTGCGGGTGCCGGAGATACTAATATCTGTGGTGGTATAGTTCAGTTGTATTGGGATAATATGTTGGTGAGATGTTTAGACCTTAATGAACAAGTTCGCCAATCTGCAGTTAAG ATTGTTGAAGTTGTGCTGCGCCAAGGGCTCGTACATCCTATTACATGTGTTCCATACCTTATTGCACTCGAAACAGATCCACTGGAGGCCAATTCAAAGTTAGCTCATCATTTGCTGATGCAAATGAATGAAAA GTACCCAGCATTTTTCGAAAGCCGCCTGGGAGATGGCCTTCAAATGTCTTTTAGTTTCATACAGTCCATAAGTACTAGTTCTGAACACgagaacaaaaaaattcaagcaAAGGCTTCTGGAAATGCGAAGGGAAAATCTGATAATGTTTCTCTCGCACAAGCAAGACTAGGGGTTTCTCGAATCTACAAGCTTATTCGTGCTAACCGGACTTCAAGAAACAAATTTATGTCTTCAATTGTTCGCAAGTTTGATAATACTAGCTGGACACCTTCAGTAGTCCCTTTCCTAAT GTACTGCACAGAGATACTCGCCTTGCTACCCTTCACAACACCTGATGAGCCACTTTACTTGGTCTATTCTATAAATAGAGTAGTACAAGTGAGGGCTGGGGCGCTCGAAGCAAAACTGAAAGCTCTGACTTTGCATTTGTTACAAAGAAGTGCACCTCATGGGAACGGCATAATTGAAGATGGTTCAGCTGCTCAACCTTTTACGAGAGGAATGGCGTCATTGGATTTGAATGGGACGGTTCAACAAGAACCGGTGTTTCAACCAGTTGCAAATTATATGTCAACGGAGTGGAATGGTATAATACAACAAGAGCCAGCAGATCAGTCTGTCTCAAATCAAGCTACCCCGTTTGAGGCAAACATGCACGTTACGGGCTCCAACAGTTCCGGTGGCTTCTCAATAGATGACGTACAGAAATTCCAG GCAGACTGCCAGGCAGCTATTGCGGTGCAGCTTCTTTTGAAATTAAAGAGACACCTAAAAATTGTGTACAGCCTGAACGATGCAAGGTGCCAG GCTTTTTCTCCGGGCGAACCCCTTAAACCGGGAGATGTACTCTCCAGGCAGAACATTCCTTTCGACCTCAGTGATACCCGCACCAATTTGCCAACAACTTATCAAGAATTGGTTCAAAGATATCAG GAATTCAAGAATGCGTTGAGGGAGGATACGATTGATTTCTCAACTTACACTGCAAACATCAAGAGAAAACGGCCGGCCCCCAGAAAAGGGCGGAAATCTGTGGGGGGAGATGACGAGGGCAATGATGACGATGAGGATTATTCAGGCGGGGCTCGGAGGCCGAGTAATATTGGAAGGAGAGGTGGCTACGGTATTAGAAGTCGACAGCGGTTATAG
- the LOC137739374 gene encoding transcription factor UPBEAT1-like: MSRRCRAPVRRFNSGDRKRRCSKAVSAKLETLKSLVNPTHVGKSLKADELFQETADYIVLLRTQVVILQRLVEFYGSSEKENVAAVS, encoded by the coding sequence ATGTCGCGCCGGTGTCGAGCTCCGGTTAGAAGATTCAACAGCGGCGACCGCAAACGGCGTTGTTCGAAGGCGGTCTCGGCCAAGCTGGAGACGCTGAAGAGCCTCGTTAATCCGACCCACGTCGGAAAATCGCTAAAAGCCGACGAATTGTTCCAGGAAACGGCGGATTACATCGTTCTGCTGCGGACCCAGGTCGTGATTTTGCAGAGACTCGTCGAGTTTTATGGATCTAGTGAGAAGGAAAATGTTGCTGCTGTATCATAG
- the LOC137740319 gene encoding biotin carboxyl carrier protein of acetyl-CoA carboxylase 2, chloroplastic-like — MASFTVPCPKACSAPVTRLGSSAQASQPQQHLLSFHNCLNRCPIPSLQISGLQSSVRKQSSSWKVQAQLNEVAAEKSPNSVPINNKKSEDGSSEGKDESSSQTNIPDAASISAFMAQVSDLIKLVDSRDIVELEMKQLDLELVIRKKEALAPPPPAPASQQPAQYYSMPPPQPAAPAAAAPAPASSPPAPALPAPAKTSTSSHPPLKCPMAGTFYRCPGPGEPPFVKVGDKVQKGQVICIIEAMKLMNEIEADQSGTVAEILVEDTKPVSVDTPLFVIVP; from the exons ATGGCTTCCTTCACTGTTCCCTGTCCCAAGGCTTGCTCCGCCCCCGTTACCCGCCTCGGCTCCTCGGCCCAGGCGTCGCAGCCGCAGCAGCACCTCCTCTCCTTCCACAACTGCCTCAATCGCTGCCCCATTCCCTCTCTGCAGATTTCTGGCCTTCAG AGCTCTGTCAGGAAGCAATCTTCTTCCTGGAAGGTGCAGGCACAGCTTAATGAG GTTGCAGCTGAGAAATCTCCAAATTCTGTACCCATAAACAACAAGAAGTCTGAAGATGGATCATCGGAAGGGAAAGACGAGTCTTCCAGTCAAACCAATATTCCAGATGCAGCATCAATTTCCGCATTCATGGCTCAAGTATCAGACCTTATTAA GTTAGTGGATTCGAGAGACATTGTGGAGCTGGAAATGAAGCAACTAGATTTAGAGCTTGTGATTAGAAAAAAAGAAGCATTGGCGCCACCACCACCAGCTCCAGCTTCCCAACAACCAGCACAATATTATTCCATGCCACCACCTCAACCAGCAGCACCAGCAGCAGCGGCTCCCGCTCCAGCATCCAGTCCACCAGCACCTGCACTACCCGCCCCTGCAAAGACAAGCACATCATCTCACCCTCCACTGAAATGCCCCATGGCTGGAACCTTTTACCGCTGTCCTGGACCTGGTGAACCACCTTTTGTTAAG GTTGGAGATAAAGTTCAGAAAGGTCAAGTCATTTGCATCATTGAGGCCATGAAATTAATGAACGAAATTGAG GCTGATCAATCTGGAACCGTTGCTGAGATACTGGTAGAAGACACGAAACCAGTCAGTGTCGACACG CCTCTTTTTGTCATAGTACCTTGA